The proteins below come from a single Thunnus thynnus chromosome 10, fThuThy2.1, whole genome shotgun sequence genomic window:
- the atn1 gene encoding atrophin-1 isoform X3: MPMRSGRRRGASEERRGRRPHPSPTRPERNDRQTQRGAAEELAGNRFSRRSQGHDSSESEGEELVSPPKRQKVQDSASAPNPPTSTHSTDSSAPSTVPPPTSVASQSRESDNEDGQSQGSRSSVVGSLANSSSSLSSGRDIDQDNRSSSPSLSASPLGSLDSDSDGPDSPKQGEREREKVKEGGAGKVAGEDRRALREGRGEDSCGDGEKPDVDARIEDCPSLKPPSTPCSSSGLTPSLRGAGDSSNDSNSGRKSYFSLDSKLMCKVEYGGPTGVDGALSGNRMNSKASTQCATKTTISGGDFSHNSPNIPHSLAPPLPPPPALKPLELGGQNLPAEVKTERDKIEKADKLLDKAQSTPPSLLPQTGPQPQSQSQPQAQPSTHPHHYSSTSWQGGTATGCQGSWGYTRYPGNHHPHQPQHQPPVQQQQLPSVYNPPSSRHSSSHPSYLPHPHPHPHREYLPRYAGGGGDRERGAAGERERGVRGECGGRELNREFSAPIGNSSNTSSGGNSNSACGGMGGPNSIQGREFGGLSVGQNREFQGSGRDGPTNMGPERRDFVPAFRDRERERERERDGGREFPLPNQNQTRDFGPNGAGGGHPRDKDGGRWGEFGSQTREVVGNSNPNSNSIPQGNPPSSTSGLPVTPMLNRDPPASPQNNTSHSSHSSLPPHPHPHPPNSTNRDFPTPMDQAQTPSSGADHFHREYPPTGGKDFNAGAPPSAGTNREYLSPPGVTSNIGREYSGPGGTQHPHPPHPHYQSGPRDRERDSNLRESALYQNRGGPNQPRALSPSSSSGHHGHPPNAPYPPPPPQPPLPPSQTSHTQPPPSTMAPSVRPPHYQSSAQTPPTPLSPLPSPSTNQMGGFSSFPPGSSSAPNMPLPGPGVSSSCSPGCRPSPFHGTLNSHPPFSGTYHSNGNSGSNMANSNSNSSAPNSSNTNSQSLSPQNVPKGPPPLSNSASNSISTPSSSSSLPGGDGHSDSGPPPTPVIKEEPIEEREESESPPPVLRSPSPEPKPVDIPIHASQSARFHKVLDRGSGNSCARSDVLFVPLDGSKLWKKRNEMIERARREVEQRARDLREKERERERERERERELDRHLQQQKDASAAAGARQGSSLFFPSSPSIILDPSSSSSSSGNHVTHPPPHPQHHPSHPHAHLPPAHHLHPTLSHSIPHSLLLPSMAGASAVVGGPQGALGIGLGGPYLGPDTPALRTLSEYARPHAMSPLGAASRAQAHHQQVHHGHPHVHPSFFLPQFQNHALGHPHHLPADAATAAAILGFLYGGSLEGGPGVGGHAGVAGGPVPGGIGGAGLGGVGFPHAVAAHRDRIKPGFEFKSDERVYPPGSMPDPAALALAHSHSHAHAHAHANAHAHAHSLLLGGGANEVSLYCTPPPPAPPGPPHIQNPTLAPVTRPPNPPAPQSLSNPPPSSLLPPSLPSHPSSAPPAAPPAPAGPAAPPPAPPPPAPPTSNAASLHHPVPHSSFPSSLSSHLPPAPAPATPSETYPTPTRSPASYERDRSGERERERERDRAALPAFGDRERERERERERGGSGGGGGSGGGGSGGGTGGGGGGENMGRLQMLNVTPHHHQHSHIHSHLHLHQQDTAAGGVHPLMDPLASGSPLARLPYPGATLGTPILAHPLTDSEVLRQQLFGEEKAPRPCAPFRELPQPSSLTGPMSAAHQLQAMQQAQSAELQIQRLALEQQWIHHHHHHSLTQDEYYSHLKKESDKTL, from the exons ATGCCCATGCGCAGTGGGCGACGGCGGGGGGCAAGTGAGGAGAGAAGGGGTAGGCGCCCGCATCCCAGCCCCACTCGCCCTGAACGCAACGATAGACAGACG cAAAGAGGTGCTGCTGAGGAATTGGCTGGAAATCGCTTCAGTCGCAGATCACAAGGGCATGATTCATCAGAGAGTGAGGGGGAGGAACTTGTGTCTCCTCCAAAGAGGCAGAAAGTTCAG GATTCGGCCTCTGCCCCAAACCCTCCAACATCAACACACTCGACTGACAGCTCGGCTCCCTCTACTGTCCCACCTCCAACCTCAGTTGCAAGCCAATCCCGTGAGAGTGATAATGAAGATGGCCAATCCCAGGGCAGCAGGAGTTCAGTTGTAGGGAGCCTGGCCAATAGCAGCAGTAGTCTGAGCAGTGGGCGGGATATAGACCAGGACAATCGTTCCTCATCCCCAAGTCTCTCCGCTTCCCCTCTGGGTAGCCTGGACTCTGATTCCGATGGCCCCGACTCACCAAAGCAAGGAGAGAGGGAACGGGAGAAAGTCAAAGAGGGAGGAGCAGGGAAGGTGGCAGGAGAGGATAGAAGGGCGCTAcgagaggggagaggggaggatTCGTGTGGAGATGGAGAAAAGCCAGATGTGGATGCCCGAATTGAAGACTGTCCTTCTCTTAAACCCCCCTCAACTCCATGCTCTTCCTCTGGTCTGACTCCCTCTCTCCGTGGAGCAGGGGATTCATCAAATGACAGCAATAGTGGGAGGAAGTCCTATTTCTCCCTGGACTCCAAACTGATGTGTAAAGTTGAATATGGTGGACCAACAGGCGTTGACGGTGCACTTAGTGGCAACAGAATGAATTCCAAAGCCAGCACACAGTGTGCAACCAAGACAACTATCTCGGGAGGAGATTTTTCCCACAACAGTCCAAACATTCCCCACTCTTTGgccccccctcttcctcctccacctgccCTGAAGCCCTTGGAGCTTGGGGGACAAAACCTGCCTGCTGAGGttaagacagaaagagacaaaatagAGAAGGCAGACAAACTCCTGGACAAGGCTCAGTCCACTCCGCCTTCTCTGTTGCCACAGACCGGCCCCCAGCCACAGTCCCAGTCCCAGCCTCAGGCCCAACCCTCTACCCACCCTCACCACTACAGCTCCACCAGCTGGCAGGGTGGCACAGCAACTGGTTGCCAGGGGAGCTGGGGCTACACCCGTTACCCTGGCAACCACCACCCACACCAACCACAGCACCAGCCcccagtgcagcagcagcaacttcCCTCTGTTTACAACCCTCCGTCCTCTCGCCACTCCTCCTCCCACCCCTCTTACCTCCCCCAtcctcacccccacccccacaggGAGTACCTTCCCAGGTACGCTGGAGGGGgaggggacagagagaggggggctgcaggagagagggagaggggagtgAGGGGGGAATGTGGGGGGAGGGAGCTCAACAGGGAGTTCTCTGCTCCCATTGGCAACAGTAGCAACACTAGTAGCGGGGGTAATAGTAATAGTGCTTGTGGTGGGATGGGTGGGCCAAACAGCATCCAAGGCCGGGAGTTTGGAGGTCTGTCAGTGGGTCAGAATCGAGAGTTCCAAGGTTCTGGGAGAGATGGACCTACTAACATGGGTCCTGAAAGAAGAGACTTTGTTCCTGCTTTCAGAGACAGGGAGCGAGAAAGGGAAAGGGAacgggatggagggagggagtttCCTCTGCCAAACCAAAACCAGACTAGAGACTTTGGCCCCAATGGAGCTGGAGGGGGCCATCCCAGAGACAAAGATGGAGGCAGATGGGGCGAGTTTGGAAGCCAAACAAGAGAGGTTGTAGGCAACAGTAACCCAAACAGCAACTCCATCCCCCAAGGAAACCCCCCAAGTTCAACCAGTGGGCTACCTGTCACCCCCATGCTGAACCGAGACCCACCTGCGTCCCCTCAAAACAACACCAGCCACTCTTCTCATTCTTCCCTGcccccacacccccacccaCATCCCCCAAATTCAACCAACCGGGACTTCCCTACTCCCATGGACCAGGCACAAACCCCCTCTTCAGGAGCGGACCACTTCCACAGAGAGTATCCTCCCACTGGAGGAAAGGACTTTAATGCTGGGGCGCCTCCTTCCGCTGGCACAAATCGAGAGTACCTCAGTCCACCTGGGGTGACTTCAAACATTGGACGAGAGTATTCAGGGCCTGGGGGAACCCAACATCCCCACCCACCTCATCCCCACTACCAGTCTGGTCccagggacagagagagggactCGAACTTGCGAGAGTCTGCTCTGTACCAAAACCGTGGAGGTCCAAATCAACCTCGTgcactctctccttcttcctcttccggCCATCATGGACACCCTCCAAATGCTCCTTATCCCCCTCCACCACCTCAGCCTCCTCTACCCCCATCTCAAACCTCCCACACCCAGCCACCCCCTTCCACTATGGCACCCAGTGTACGTCCCCCACACTACCAGTCCTCTGCCCAGACTCCTCCAACACCCCTATCTCCATTACCCAGCCCATCCACAAATCAGATGGGAGGCTTCTCGTCTTTTCCCCCTGGTTCCTCCTCTGCACCCAACATGCCACTTCCTGGGCCAGGTGTATCATCCAGCTGCTCACCCGGATGTCGGCCTTCCCCTTTCCATGGCACTTTGAACAGCCACCCCCCCTTTAGTGGAACATACCACTCCAATGGGAACAGTGGCAGTAACATGGCCAACAGCAATAGCAACAGTAGCGCACCCAACAGCAGCAATACCAATTCCCAGTCACTCTCGCCTCAAAATGTCCCAAAGGGACCTCCACCACTTAGTAACTCTGCCAGCAACAGCATTTCGACTCCTTCCTCCAGTTCATCGCTCCCTGGTGGAGATGGCCATTCGGATTCAGGCCCGCCGCCCACACCCGTCATCAAGGAAGAACCAAtcgaagaaagagaagagagtgaaagCCCACCACCAGTGTTGAGAAGCCCTTCTCCTGAACCTAAGCCTGTAGACATTCCCATCCATGCCAGTCAATCAGCAAG GTTTCACAAGGTCCTTGACCGTGGCAGCGGGAACTCCTGCGCCCGTAGTGATGTCCTCTTTGTTCCGCTGGACGGCTCCAAACTGTGGAAGAAGAGGAATGAGATGATAGAAAGGGCCCGGAGGGAGGTCGAGCAGCGGGCCAGAGACttaagagaaaaagagagagaacgagaAAGAGAGCGTGAACGTGAGAGGGAACTGGATCGACATCTACAG caacAGAAGGATGCCAGCGCCGCTGCAGGGGCTCGCCAAggctcctctctcttcttcccctcCTCACCTTCTATTATCCTTGACCCTtcgtcgtcctcctcctcttctggcAACCATGTCACCCACCCTCCACCTCACCCTCAGCATCATCCCTCACACCCGCATGCTCACCTTCCTCCAGCACACCATCTCCACCCCACCCTGTCTCATTCTATCCCccactctctcctcctgccaTCTATGGCTGGGGCATCAGCAGTGGTTGGAGGCCCTCAGGGTGCCCTCGGAATAGGTTTAGGAGGTCCTTATCTTGGCCCTGATACCCCAGCACTGAGAACCCTGAGCGAGTACGCTCGCCCTCATGCCATGTCTCCACTCGGGGCAGCAAGTCGTGCACAAGCACATCACCAACAAGTTCACCACGGCCATCCCCATGTCCACCCCTCATTCTTCCTTCCTCAGTTCCAGAATCACGCTTTAGGCCACCCACATCACCTACCAGCTGATGCTGCTACAGCTGCAGCCATCTTGGGCTTTTTATATGGTGGCAGCCTTGAAGGGGGTCCAGGAGTTGGGGGCCATGCTGGGGTAGCAGGAGGCCCAGTACCTGGAGGAATTGGGGGTGCTGGGTTAGGAGGAGTCGGTTTTCCTCATGCAGTGGCTGCACACCGGGATCGAATAAAGCCAGGATTTGAATTTAAGAGTGATGAGCGTGTTTACCCACCAGGGTCCATGCCTGATCCTGCAGCTCTTGCTCTTGCTCACTCTCATTCACATGCCCATGCCCATGCCCATGCCAATGCccatgcacatgcacactccCTGCTCCTTGGAGGGGGAGCTAATGAGGTGTCACTCTATTGCACTCCTCCGCCCCCAGCTCCCCCTGGCCCCCCACATATCCAGAACCCAACTCTGGCCCCAGTAACTCGACCTCCGAACCCTCCTGCCCCTCAGTCCCTGTCCAATCCACCTCCTTCATCTCTCCTCCCACCCTCACTCCCCTCTCACCCTTCATCTGCGCCACCAGCTGCCCCCCCAGCCCCGGCAGGCCCTGCTGCTCCTCCgccagctcctcctccacctgctccacCGACCTCCAATGCCGCCTCACTTCATCACCCAGTCCCCCATTCTTCTTTTCCCAGCTCCCTGTCCTCTCATCTGCCACCAGCCCCGGCTCCAGCCACTCCCTCTGAGACCTACCCCACTCCCACTCGCTCTCCCGCCTCTTATGAGCGAGATAGGAGTGGAGAAAGAGAgcgggagagggagagagacagagctgcCTTGCCGGCCTTTGGGGAcagagagcgagaaagagagagggagagagaaagaggaggaagcggaggaggTGGCGGAAGTGGAGGAGGGGGAAGTGGAGGAGGaacaggtggaggaggtggaggagagaatATGGGGCGTCTTCAGATGTTAAACGTGACGCCTCATCATCACCAGCATTCACACATCCACTCACATCTTCACCTGCACCAGCAAGACACAG CGGCGGGCGGGGTTCACCCCCTGATGGACCCGTTGGCGTCGGGGTCTCCTTTGGCACGCCTCCCTTACCCAGGAGCCACACTAGGCACCCCCATCCTGGCTCACCCCCTCACTGACAGCGAGGTGCTCCGCCAACAGCTGTTCGGTGAGGAGAAGGCTCCTCGTCCAT GTGCTCCTTTCCGTGAACTGCCCCAGCCGTCCTCCCTCACTGGTCCCATGTCAGCAGCGCATCAGCTCCAGGCCATGCAGCAGGCCCAGAGCGCAGAGCTCCAGATCCAGAGACTGGCCCTGGAACAACAGTGGatccatcaccatcaccaccactcCCTCACCCAGGACGAGTATTACAG TCACCTGAAGAAAGAAAGTGACAAGACCCTGTGA
- the atn1 gene encoding atrophin-1 isoform X1, translating to MKTRTHKESMPMRSGRRRGASEERRGRRPHPSPTRPERNDRQTQRGAAEELAGNRFSRRSQGHDSSESEGEELVSPPKRQKVQDSASAPNPPTSTHSTDSSAPSTVPPPTSVASQSRESDNEDGQSQGSRSSVVGSLANSSSSLSSGRDIDQDNRSSSPSLSASPLGSLDSDSDGPDSPKQGEREREKVKEGGAGKVAGEDRRALREGRGEDSCGDGEKPDVDARIEDCPSLKPPSTPCSSSGLTPSLRGAGDSSNDSNSGRKSYFSLDSKLMCKVEYGGPTGVDGALSGNRMNSKASTQCATKTTISGGDFSHNSPNIPHSLAPPLPPPPALKPLELGGQNLPAEVKTERDKIEKADKLLDKAQSTPPSLLPQTGPQPQSQSQPQAQPSTHPHHYSSTSWQGGTATGCQGSWGYTRYPGNHHPHQPQHQPPVQQQQLPSVYNPPSSRHSSSHPSYLPHPHPHPHREYLPRYAGGGGDRERGAAGERERGVRGECGGRELNREFSAPIGNSSNTSSGGNSNSACGGMGGPNSIQGREFGGLSVGQNREFQGSGRDGPTNMGPERRDFVPAFRDRERERERERDGGREFPLPNQNQTRDFGPNGAGGGHPRDKDGGRWGEFGSQTREVVGNSNPNSNSIPQGNPPSSTSGLPVTPMLNRDPPASPQNNTSHSSHSSLPPHPHPHPPNSTNRDFPTPMDQAQTPSSGADHFHREYPPTGGKDFNAGAPPSAGTNREYLSPPGVTSNIGREYSGPGGTQHPHPPHPHYQSGPRDRERDSNLRESALYQNRGGPNQPRALSPSSSSGHHGHPPNAPYPPPPPQPPLPPSQTSHTQPPPSTMAPSVRPPHYQSSAQTPPTPLSPLPSPSTNQMGGFSSFPPGSSSAPNMPLPGPGVSSSCSPGCRPSPFHGTLNSHPPFSGTYHSNGNSGSNMANSNSNSSAPNSSNTNSQSLSPQNVPKGPPPLSNSASNSISTPSSSSSLPGGDGHSDSGPPPTPVIKEEPIEEREESESPPPVLRSPSPEPKPVDIPIHASQSARFHKVLDRGSGNSCARSDVLFVPLDGSKLWKKRNEMIERARREVEQRARDLREKERERERERERERELDRHLQQQKDASAAAGARQGSSLFFPSSPSIILDPSSSSSSSGNHVTHPPPHPQHHPSHPHAHLPPAHHLHPTLSHSIPHSLLLPSMAGASAVVGGPQGALGIGLGGPYLGPDTPALRTLSEYARPHAMSPLGAASRAQAHHQQVHHGHPHVHPSFFLPQFQNHALGHPHHLPADAATAAAILGFLYGGSLEGGPGVGGHAGVAGGPVPGGIGGAGLGGVGFPHAVAAHRDRIKPGFEFKSDERVYPPGSMPDPAALALAHSHSHAHAHAHANAHAHAHSLLLGGGANEVSLYCTPPPPAPPGPPHIQNPTLAPVTRPPNPPAPQSLSNPPPSSLLPPSLPSHPSSAPPAAPPAPAGPAAPPPAPPPPAPPTSNAASLHHPVPHSSFPSSLSSHLPPAPAPATPSETYPTPTRSPASYERDRSGERERERERDRAALPAFGDRERERERERERGGSGGGGGSGGGGSGGGTGGGGGGENMGRLQMLNVTPHHHQHSHIHSHLHLHQQDTAAGGVHPLMDPLASGSPLARLPYPGATLGTPILAHPLTDSEVLRQQLFGEEKAPRPCAPFRELPQPSSLTGPMSAAHQLQAMQQAQSAELQIQRLALEQQWIHHHHHHSLTQDEYYSHLKKESDKTL from the exons atgaaaacacgGACACACAAAGAATCG ATGCCCATGCGCAGTGGGCGACGGCGGGGGGCAAGTGAGGAGAGAAGGGGTAGGCGCCCGCATCCCAGCCCCACTCGCCCTGAACGCAACGATAGACAGACG cAAAGAGGTGCTGCTGAGGAATTGGCTGGAAATCGCTTCAGTCGCAGATCACAAGGGCATGATTCATCAGAGAGTGAGGGGGAGGAACTTGTGTCTCCTCCAAAGAGGCAGAAAGTTCAG GATTCGGCCTCTGCCCCAAACCCTCCAACATCAACACACTCGACTGACAGCTCGGCTCCCTCTACTGTCCCACCTCCAACCTCAGTTGCAAGCCAATCCCGTGAGAGTGATAATGAAGATGGCCAATCCCAGGGCAGCAGGAGTTCAGTTGTAGGGAGCCTGGCCAATAGCAGCAGTAGTCTGAGCAGTGGGCGGGATATAGACCAGGACAATCGTTCCTCATCCCCAAGTCTCTCCGCTTCCCCTCTGGGTAGCCTGGACTCTGATTCCGATGGCCCCGACTCACCAAAGCAAGGAGAGAGGGAACGGGAGAAAGTCAAAGAGGGAGGAGCAGGGAAGGTGGCAGGAGAGGATAGAAGGGCGCTAcgagaggggagaggggaggatTCGTGTGGAGATGGAGAAAAGCCAGATGTGGATGCCCGAATTGAAGACTGTCCTTCTCTTAAACCCCCCTCAACTCCATGCTCTTCCTCTGGTCTGACTCCCTCTCTCCGTGGAGCAGGGGATTCATCAAATGACAGCAATAGTGGGAGGAAGTCCTATTTCTCCCTGGACTCCAAACTGATGTGTAAAGTTGAATATGGTGGACCAACAGGCGTTGACGGTGCACTTAGTGGCAACAGAATGAATTCCAAAGCCAGCACACAGTGTGCAACCAAGACAACTATCTCGGGAGGAGATTTTTCCCACAACAGTCCAAACATTCCCCACTCTTTGgccccccctcttcctcctccacctgccCTGAAGCCCTTGGAGCTTGGGGGACAAAACCTGCCTGCTGAGGttaagacagaaagagacaaaatagAGAAGGCAGACAAACTCCTGGACAAGGCTCAGTCCACTCCGCCTTCTCTGTTGCCACAGACCGGCCCCCAGCCACAGTCCCAGTCCCAGCCTCAGGCCCAACCCTCTACCCACCCTCACCACTACAGCTCCACCAGCTGGCAGGGTGGCACAGCAACTGGTTGCCAGGGGAGCTGGGGCTACACCCGTTACCCTGGCAACCACCACCCACACCAACCACAGCACCAGCCcccagtgcagcagcagcaacttcCCTCTGTTTACAACCCTCCGTCCTCTCGCCACTCCTCCTCCCACCCCTCTTACCTCCCCCAtcctcacccccacccccacaggGAGTACCTTCCCAGGTACGCTGGAGGGGgaggggacagagagaggggggctgcaggagagagggagaggggagtgAGGGGGGAATGTGGGGGGAGGGAGCTCAACAGGGAGTTCTCTGCTCCCATTGGCAACAGTAGCAACACTAGTAGCGGGGGTAATAGTAATAGTGCTTGTGGTGGGATGGGTGGGCCAAACAGCATCCAAGGCCGGGAGTTTGGAGGTCTGTCAGTGGGTCAGAATCGAGAGTTCCAAGGTTCTGGGAGAGATGGACCTACTAACATGGGTCCTGAAAGAAGAGACTTTGTTCCTGCTTTCAGAGACAGGGAGCGAGAAAGGGAAAGGGAacgggatggagggagggagtttCCTCTGCCAAACCAAAACCAGACTAGAGACTTTGGCCCCAATGGAGCTGGAGGGGGCCATCCCAGAGACAAAGATGGAGGCAGATGGGGCGAGTTTGGAAGCCAAACAAGAGAGGTTGTAGGCAACAGTAACCCAAACAGCAACTCCATCCCCCAAGGAAACCCCCCAAGTTCAACCAGTGGGCTACCTGTCACCCCCATGCTGAACCGAGACCCACCTGCGTCCCCTCAAAACAACACCAGCCACTCTTCTCATTCTTCCCTGcccccacacccccacccaCATCCCCCAAATTCAACCAACCGGGACTTCCCTACTCCCATGGACCAGGCACAAACCCCCTCTTCAGGAGCGGACCACTTCCACAGAGAGTATCCTCCCACTGGAGGAAAGGACTTTAATGCTGGGGCGCCTCCTTCCGCTGGCACAAATCGAGAGTACCTCAGTCCACCTGGGGTGACTTCAAACATTGGACGAGAGTATTCAGGGCCTGGGGGAACCCAACATCCCCACCCACCTCATCCCCACTACCAGTCTGGTCccagggacagagagagggactCGAACTTGCGAGAGTCTGCTCTGTACCAAAACCGTGGAGGTCCAAATCAACCTCGTgcactctctccttcttcctcttccggCCATCATGGACACCCTCCAAATGCTCCTTATCCCCCTCCACCACCTCAGCCTCCTCTACCCCCATCTCAAACCTCCCACACCCAGCCACCCCCTTCCACTATGGCACCCAGTGTACGTCCCCCACACTACCAGTCCTCTGCCCAGACTCCTCCAACACCCCTATCTCCATTACCCAGCCCATCCACAAATCAGATGGGAGGCTTCTCGTCTTTTCCCCCTGGTTCCTCCTCTGCACCCAACATGCCACTTCCTGGGCCAGGTGTATCATCCAGCTGCTCACCCGGATGTCGGCCTTCCCCTTTCCATGGCACTTTGAACAGCCACCCCCCCTTTAGTGGAACATACCACTCCAATGGGAACAGTGGCAGTAACATGGCCAACAGCAATAGCAACAGTAGCGCACCCAACAGCAGCAATACCAATTCCCAGTCACTCTCGCCTCAAAATGTCCCAAAGGGACCTCCACCACTTAGTAACTCTGCCAGCAACAGCATTTCGACTCCTTCCTCCAGTTCATCGCTCCCTGGTGGAGATGGCCATTCGGATTCAGGCCCGCCGCCCACACCCGTCATCAAGGAAGAACCAAtcgaagaaagagaagagagtgaaagCCCACCACCAGTGTTGAGAAGCCCTTCTCCTGAACCTAAGCCTGTAGACATTCCCATCCATGCCAGTCAATCAGCAAG GTTTCACAAGGTCCTTGACCGTGGCAGCGGGAACTCCTGCGCCCGTAGTGATGTCCTCTTTGTTCCGCTGGACGGCTCCAAACTGTGGAAGAAGAGGAATGAGATGATAGAAAGGGCCCGGAGGGAGGTCGAGCAGCGGGCCAGAGACttaagagaaaaagagagagaacgagaAAGAGAGCGTGAACGTGAGAGGGAACTGGATCGACATCTACAG caacAGAAGGATGCCAGCGCCGCTGCAGGGGCTCGCCAAggctcctctctcttcttcccctcCTCACCTTCTATTATCCTTGACCCTtcgtcgtcctcctcctcttctggcAACCATGTCACCCACCCTCCACCTCACCCTCAGCATCATCCCTCACACCCGCATGCTCACCTTCCTCCAGCACACCATCTCCACCCCACCCTGTCTCATTCTATCCCccactctctcctcctgccaTCTATGGCTGGGGCATCAGCAGTGGTTGGAGGCCCTCAGGGTGCCCTCGGAATAGGTTTAGGAGGTCCTTATCTTGGCCCTGATACCCCAGCACTGAGAACCCTGAGCGAGTACGCTCGCCCTCATGCCATGTCTCCACTCGGGGCAGCAAGTCGTGCACAAGCACATCACCAACAAGTTCACCACGGCCATCCCCATGTCCACCCCTCATTCTTCCTTCCTCAGTTCCAGAATCACGCTTTAGGCCACCCACATCACCTACCAGCTGATGCTGCTACAGCTGCAGCCATCTTGGGCTTTTTATATGGTGGCAGCCTTGAAGGGGGTCCAGGAGTTGGGGGCCATGCTGGGGTAGCAGGAGGCCCAGTACCTGGAGGAATTGGGGGTGCTGGGTTAGGAGGAGTCGGTTTTCCTCATGCAGTGGCTGCACACCGGGATCGAATAAAGCCAGGATTTGAATTTAAGAGTGATGAGCGTGTTTACCCACCAGGGTCCATGCCTGATCCTGCAGCTCTTGCTCTTGCTCACTCTCATTCACATGCCCATGCCCATGCCCATGCCAATGCccatgcacatgcacactccCTGCTCCTTGGAGGGGGAGCTAATGAGGTGTCACTCTATTGCACTCCTCCGCCCCCAGCTCCCCCTGGCCCCCCACATATCCAGAACCCAACTCTGGCCCCAGTAACTCGACCTCCGAACCCTCCTGCCCCTCAGTCCCTGTCCAATCCACCTCCTTCATCTCTCCTCCCACCCTCACTCCCCTCTCACCCTTCATCTGCGCCACCAGCTGCCCCCCCAGCCCCGGCAGGCCCTGCTGCTCCTCCgccagctcctcctccacctgctccacCGACCTCCAATGCCGCCTCACTTCATCACCCAGTCCCCCATTCTTCTTTTCCCAGCTCCCTGTCCTCTCATCTGCCACCAGCCCCGGCTCCAGCCACTCCCTCTGAGACCTACCCCACTCCCACTCGCTCTCCCGCCTCTTATGAGCGAGATAGGAGTGGAGAAAGAGAgcgggagagggagagagacagagctgcCTTGCCGGCCTTTGGGGAcagagagcgagaaagagagagggagagagaaagaggaggaagcggaggaggTGGCGGAAGTGGAGGAGGGGGAAGTGGAGGAGGaacaggtggaggaggtggaggagagaatATGGGGCGTCTTCAGATGTTAAACGTGACGCCTCATCATCACCAGCATTCACACATCCACTCACATCTTCACCTGCACCAGCAAGACACAG CGGCGGGCGGGGTTCACCCCCTGATGGACCCGTTGGCGTCGGGGTCTCCTTTGGCACGCCTCCCTTACCCAGGAGCCACACTAGGCACCCCCATCCTGGCTCACCCCCTCACTGACAGCGAGGTGCTCCGCCAACAGCTGTTCGGTGAGGAGAAGGCTCCTCGTCCAT GTGCTCCTTTCCGTGAACTGCCCCAGCCGTCCTCCCTCACTGGTCCCATGTCAGCAGCGCATCAGCTCCAGGCCATGCAGCAGGCCCAGAGCGCAGAGCTCCAGATCCAGAGACTGGCCCTGGAACAACAGTGGatccatcaccatcaccaccactcCCTCACCCAGGACGAGTATTACAG TCACCTGAAGAAAGAAAGTGACAAGACCCTGTGA